From the genome of Penaeus monodon isolate SGIC_2016 chromosome 16, NSTDA_Pmon_1, whole genome shotgun sequence, one region includes:
- the LOC119582562 gene encoding aminoacylase-1-like isoform X1 has protein sequence MADTEHPSVTNFRNYVKIKTVQPSPDYASCTEFLLEQAKELGAESQVVECVPGKPIVLMKLMGEDPSLPSVLLNSHTDVVPVFPEHWKYEPFSAHKDENGDIYGRGTQDMKCVGIQYMEALKELKKKGHKFLRTIYLSFVPDEEIGGKNGMFEFVKIDIFKKMNVGFALDEGYANPTEKFTVFYGERAPWWVLVKCPGQPGHGSQFLPNTAGEKLRKVINSFLKYRDEQELKLKENEDIQLGDVTSVNLTILEGGVQFNVVPSELSVGFDIRITPTQDLGEFEEMIKGWCKAAGKDVVYEFRQKDMCQSITCVEDGKSIWWDTFSEACKKEGVSLVKEIFPAATDSRFIRKLGIPALGFSPMNRTPILLHDHNEFLNEKIFLRGIEIYMTIIPDLANLRS, from the exons ATGGCAGACACGGAACATCCCTCGGTGACCAATTTTCGGAATTATGTAAAGATAAAGACTGTACAGCCAAGCCCGGATTATG CAAGCTGCACAGAGTTCTTACTCGAGCAAGCGAAGGAGCTTGGCGCCGAGTCCCAAGTGGTTGAGTGTGTCCCTGGGAAACCCATAGTATTGATGAAGTTGATGGGAGAAGACCCATCCCTGCCATCAGTCCTGCTCAACTCTCATACAGACGTTGTTCCTGTATTTCCT GAACACTGGAAATATGAACCATTTAGTGCACATAAAGATGAAAATGGTGACATCTATGGACGAGGAACCCAAGACATGAAGTGTGTTGGAATTCAATACATGGAAGCACTTAAGGAATTAAAGAAGAAAGGCCATAAGTTCCTTCGCACAATTTATCTTTCCTTTGTTCCAG ATGAAGAGATTGGAGGTAAGAATGGCATGTTTGAATTTGTCAAGATTGACATATTCAAGAAGATGAATGTTGGATTTGCCTTGGACGAAGGCTATGCCAACCCAACAGAGAAGTTTACAGTATTTTATGGAGAAAGAGCACCATGGT gGGTTTTGGTAAAGTGCCCTGGTCAGCCAGGTCATGGCTCACAATTCTTGCCCAACACTGCTGGTGAGAAGCTGCGAAAGGTTATAAACTCTTTCCTCAAGTACCGCGATGAACAGGAACTCAAGCTGAAGGAAAATGAGGATATTCAGCTTGGTGATGTAACATCAGTAAACCTAACAATATTGGAG GGTGGTGTGCAGTTCAATGTTGTGCCTTCAGAGCTTTCCGTTGGCTTTGACATTCGTATCACACCAACGCAAGACCTTGGAGAGTTTGAAGAGATGATCAAAGGCTGGTGCAAGGCAGCTGGCAAAGATGTTGTATATGAGTTTAGGCAGAAG GACATGTGTCAGAGTATTACATGTGTGGAAGATGGCAAGTCTATTTGGTGGGATACATTCTCAGAAGCTTGCAAGAAGGA AGGAGTAAGTTTAGTGAAAGAAATTTTCCCAGCAGCCACAGACAGCAGGTTCATTAGGAAG CTTGGTATCCCAGCACTTGGGTTTTCCCCCATGAATAGAACGCCGATCCTCCTCCACGACCACAATGAGTTCCTCAATGAGAAGATATTCCTTCGTGGAATCGAGATCTACATGACTATCATCCCAGACCTTGCCAACCTGAGGAGCTAA
- the LOC119582562 gene encoding aminoacylase-1-like isoform X3, which yields MADTEHPSVTNFRNYVKIKTVQPSPDYASCTEFLLEQAKELGAESQVVECVPGKPIVLMKLMGEDPSLPSVLLNSHTDVVPVFPEHWKYEPFSAHKDENGDIYGRGTQDMKCVGIQYMEALKELKKKGHKFLRTIYLSFVPDEEIGGKNGMFEFVKIDIFKKMNVGFALDEGYANPTEKFTVFYGERAPWWVLVKCPGQPGHGSQFLPNTAGEKLRKVINSFLKYRDEQELKLKENEDIQLGDVTSVNLTILEGGVQFNVVPSELSVGFDIRITPTQDLGEFEEMIKGWCKAAGKDVVYEFRQKDMCQSITCVEDGKSIWWDTFSEACKKDLVSQHLGFPP from the exons ATGGCAGACACGGAACATCCCTCGGTGACCAATTTTCGGAATTATGTAAAGATAAAGACTGTACAGCCAAGCCCGGATTATG CAAGCTGCACAGAGTTCTTACTCGAGCAAGCGAAGGAGCTTGGCGCCGAGTCCCAAGTGGTTGAGTGTGTCCCTGGGAAACCCATAGTATTGATGAAGTTGATGGGAGAAGACCCATCCCTGCCATCAGTCCTGCTCAACTCTCATACAGACGTTGTTCCTGTATTTCCT GAACACTGGAAATATGAACCATTTAGTGCACATAAAGATGAAAATGGTGACATCTATGGACGAGGAACCCAAGACATGAAGTGTGTTGGAATTCAATACATGGAAGCACTTAAGGAATTAAAGAAGAAAGGCCATAAGTTCCTTCGCACAATTTATCTTTCCTTTGTTCCAG ATGAAGAGATTGGAGGTAAGAATGGCATGTTTGAATTTGTCAAGATTGACATATTCAAGAAGATGAATGTTGGATTTGCCTTGGACGAAGGCTATGCCAACCCAACAGAGAAGTTTACAGTATTTTATGGAGAAAGAGCACCATGGT gGGTTTTGGTAAAGTGCCCTGGTCAGCCAGGTCATGGCTCACAATTCTTGCCCAACACTGCTGGTGAGAAGCTGCGAAAGGTTATAAACTCTTTCCTCAAGTACCGCGATGAACAGGAACTCAAGCTGAAGGAAAATGAGGATATTCAGCTTGGTGATGTAACATCAGTAAACCTAACAATATTGGAG GGTGGTGTGCAGTTCAATGTTGTGCCTTCAGAGCTTTCCGTTGGCTTTGACATTCGTATCACACCAACGCAAGACCTTGGAGAGTTTGAAGAGATGATCAAAGGCTGGTGCAAGGCAGCTGGCAAAGATGTTGTATATGAGTTTAGGCAGAAG GACATGTGTCAGAGTATTACATGTGTGGAAGATGGCAAGTCTATTTGGTGGGATACATTCTCAGAAGCTTGCAAGAAGGA CTTGGTATCCCAGCACTTGGGTTTTCCCCCATGA
- the LOC119582562 gene encoding aminoacylase-1-like isoform X2, translating into MADTEHPSVTNFRNYVKIKTVQPSPDYASCTEFLLEQAKELGAESQVVECVPGKPIVLMKLMGEDPSLPSVLLNSHTDVVPVFPEHWKYEPFSAHKDENGDIYGRGTQDMKCVGIQYMEALKELKKKGHKFLRTIYLSFVPDEEIGGKNGMFEFVKIDIFKKMNVGFALDEGYANPTEKFTVFYGERAPWWVLVKCPGQPGHGSQFLPNTAGEKLRKVINSFLKYRDEQELKLKENEDIQLGDVTSVNLTILEGGVQFNVVPSELSVGFDIRITPTQDLGEFEEMIKGWCKAAGKDVVYEFRQKDMCQSITCVEDGKSIWWDTFSEACKKEDITVEKDIFPASTDACYLRALGIPALGFSPMNRTPILLHDHNEFLNEKIFLRGIEIYMTIIPDLANLRS; encoded by the exons ATGGCAGACACGGAACATCCCTCGGTGACCAATTTTCGGAATTATGTAAAGATAAAGACTGTACAGCCAAGCCCGGATTATG CAAGCTGCACAGAGTTCTTACTCGAGCAAGCGAAGGAGCTTGGCGCCGAGTCCCAAGTGGTTGAGTGTGTCCCTGGGAAACCCATAGTATTGATGAAGTTGATGGGAGAAGACCCATCCCTGCCATCAGTCCTGCTCAACTCTCATACAGACGTTGTTCCTGTATTTCCT GAACACTGGAAATATGAACCATTTAGTGCACATAAAGATGAAAATGGTGACATCTATGGACGAGGAACCCAAGACATGAAGTGTGTTGGAATTCAATACATGGAAGCACTTAAGGAATTAAAGAAGAAAGGCCATAAGTTCCTTCGCACAATTTATCTTTCCTTTGTTCCAG ATGAAGAGATTGGAGGTAAGAATGGCATGTTTGAATTTGTCAAGATTGACATATTCAAGAAGATGAATGTTGGATTTGCCTTGGACGAAGGCTATGCCAACCCAACAGAGAAGTTTACAGTATTTTATGGAGAAAGAGCACCATGGT gGGTTTTGGTAAAGTGCCCTGGTCAGCCAGGTCATGGCTCACAATTCTTGCCCAACACTGCTGGTGAGAAGCTGCGAAAGGTTATAAACTCTTTCCTCAAGTACCGCGATGAACAGGAACTCAAGCTGAAGGAAAATGAGGATATTCAGCTTGGTGATGTAACATCAGTAAACCTAACAATATTGGAG GGTGGTGTGCAGTTCAATGTTGTGCCTTCAGAGCTTTCCGTTGGCTTTGACATTCGTATCACACCAACGCAAGACCTTGGAGAGTTTGAAGAGATGATCAAAGGCTGGTGCAAGGCAGCTGGCAAAGATGTTGTATATGAGTTTAGGCAGAAG GACATGTGTCAGAGTATTACATGTGTGGAAGATGGCAAGTCTATTTGGTGGGATACATTCTCAGAAGCTTGCAAGAAGGA GGATATAACAGTTGAGAAAGATATCTTTCCAGCAAGCACTGATGCCTGCTATCTGAGAGCT CTTGGTATCCCAGCACTTGGGTTTTCCCCCATGAATAGAACGCCGATCCTCCTCCACGACCACAATGAGTTCCTCAATGAGAAGATATTCCTTCGTGGAATCGAGATCTACATGACTATCATCCCAGACCTTGCCAACCTGAGGAGCTAA